In Nakamurella antarctica, the following are encoded in one genomic region:
- a CDS encoding zinc-binding alcohol dehydrogenase family protein, with product MPTNTAAWIRHKHAKLEVGPATYPRPAAGQILVRNHAVAVNPVDWIIQVEGSLLFGWLKYPAVLGSDVAGEVVEIGPQVTRFQIGDRVFGHAVGTDKDTNDPAQGAFQSYSVLLERMTAPIPKSMPYENAAVLPLAVSSASSGLFQSDNLGLQLPSANPAATGQTVLVWGGSTSVGCNAIQLAVAAGYDVITTASPRNFEFVTALGASQVFDYHSATVEADIMEAFTGRTLAGAISFGATGAPSCVRILGRLPGNRFLSIATPPVSFAGLATGGWPEKLRVTVRLISSNIALQFRSRSRRIRIKYIAGTSLKNNEVSTAIYRDYLPDALSEGRYVAAPNPTVVGNDLSDIQRAMDILLAGVSASKIVVTLP from the coding sequence ATGCCGACCAATACCGCCGCCTGGATTCGCCACAAGCACGCCAAACTCGAGGTCGGTCCAGCTACCTATCCGCGTCCTGCGGCTGGCCAGATCTTGGTGCGCAACCACGCCGTGGCCGTCAATCCCGTTGATTGGATCATCCAGGTCGAGGGCAGTCTGCTGTTTGGTTGGTTGAAGTATCCAGCGGTCCTTGGCTCAGATGTTGCGGGCGAGGTCGTCGAGATCGGGCCCCAAGTCACCCGCTTCCAGATCGGCGATCGGGTTTTCGGCCACGCGGTGGGTACGGATAAGGACACCAATGATCCGGCCCAGGGGGCATTCCAGTCCTACAGCGTTCTGCTGGAGCGAATGACGGCGCCAATTCCGAAGTCCATGCCCTACGAGAATGCTGCAGTCCTTCCCCTGGCGGTGTCATCTGCGTCCAGCGGCCTCTTTCAAAGCGACAATCTAGGGCTACAACTCCCATCGGCGAATCCTGCTGCGACCGGACAGACCGTGTTGGTGTGGGGAGGATCGACCAGCGTCGGATGCAATGCGATCCAGCTAGCGGTCGCCGCCGGATACGACGTCATCACCACCGCCTCCCCGCGCAACTTCGAATTCGTCACAGCCCTCGGCGCTTCTCAGGTCTTCGACTACCACAGCGCGACCGTAGAGGCAGACATTATGGAGGCCTTCACAGGCCGAACCCTAGCCGGGGCAATCTCTTTCGGCGCTACGGGTGCCCCATCATGCGTGCGCATTTTGGGTCGTCTCCCGGGTAACAGGTTTCTCTCGATCGCTACCCCGCCCGTATCGTTCGCTGGCTTAGCCACGGGTGGGTGGCCGGAGAAACTCCGTGTGACAGTTCGATTGATCAGCTCGAACATCGCACTCCAGTTTCGATCCCGAAGCCGGCGCATCCGCATCAAATACATCGCCGGGACATCGCTCAAGAACAACGAGGTCAGTACAGCGATCTACCGTGACTATTTGCCCGATGCGCTGTCGGAGGGCCGCTACGTTGCGGCGCCGAACCCCACCGTCGTCGGGAACGACTTATCCGACATCCAACGCGCGATGGACATCCTGCTTGCAGGCGTGTCCGCATCGAAAATTGTGGTTACTCTTCCGTAA